Proteins from a genomic interval of Paenibacillus sp. FSL H8-0048:
- a CDS encoding polysaccharide deacetylase family protein: protein MRTATRITAAVLAILTLMHSPSDLALGSPGKAKNRYYYEERGDMIWEVRTSQKVIALTFDDGPDPLETDSILEVLHEYDAKCTFFAIGKRIAAYPDVARRVINEGHELANHTYNHVYFKRPISGKQIQEELALTEQEIMKISGRHSSLFRPPGGMYDETLIDVSNSMGLKPVLWSWHQDTRDWNRPGVWNISSRVIRNARSGDIVLFHDHVHGPSQTKEALKIILPELKKQGFRFVTVSELIELSDVQQAKTDRHMTY, encoded by the coding sequence ATGAGAACAGCCACCCGAATAACCGCCGCAGTTCTTGCAATACTGACGCTGATGCACAGCCCTTCCGATCTGGCCCTGGGCAGTCCGGGCAAGGCAAAAAACCGCTATTACTATGAGGAGCGCGGCGATATGATCTGGGAAGTGCGCACCAGCCAGAAGGTGATTGCCCTGACCTTCGATGACGGACCGGACCCCCTGGAGACGGACAGCATTCTGGAGGTGCTGCATGAGTATGATGCGAAATGTACGTTTTTTGCGATTGGCAAGCGGATCGCTGCCTATCCCGATGTCGCCAGACGCGTAATTAATGAAGGACACGAGCTGGCGAACCATACCTATAACCATGTCTATTTCAAAAGGCCAATCTCCGGGAAGCAGATTCAGGAGGAGCTCGCGCTGACGGAGCAGGAAATTATGAAGATATCCGGCAGGCACAGCAGCCTGTTCAGACCGCCGGGCGGAATGTACGACGAGACCCTGATCGATGTGTCCAACAGCATGGGCCTGAAGCCCGTACTGTGGTCCTGGCATCAGGACACCCGCGACTGGAACCGCCCCGGCGTCTGGAACATCTCAAGCCGGGTGATCCGCAATGCGAGGAGCGGGGATATTGTCCTGTTCCACGACCATGTCCACGGGCCGTCACAGACGAAGGAAGCGCTGAAGATCATTCTGCCTGAGCTGAAGAAGCAGGGCTTCCGGTTCGTGACCGTGTCGGAGCTGATTGAGTTATCCGATGTGCAGCAGGCGAAGACGGACCGGCATATGACCTATTAG
- a CDS encoding helix-turn-helix transcriptional regulator, with the protein MTENTSYTTEEIARLLKISKLKVYDLIKKGELPSYRVGKQMRVDLSDLEKYKQNSRNSGAYANPLPGGGLTEAALPQAQPSQQTGPPFAAPYQAFASPPPHSMKSSSINVVITGQDMSLDILATHLERTLPSTRPLRSYAGSLDSLIAMYQGESDIVSTHLLDGDSGEYNLPYIRKLLVGFSYIVVHLLTRSAGFYVQKGNPLGIRNWGDLRQDGVTLINRERGSGARVLLDEQLRLHGIPSSGLNGYTNEENSHLAVASLVARGGADVGIGTEKAAKIIEGIDFIPLIRERYDLVMVKKPENEAWINAILDILRSEAFRSELSSIHSYDLSETGDIIYET; encoded by the coding sequence ATGACCGAGAATACTTCCTATACAACCGAGGAAATCGCCCGGCTGCTCAAAATCTCCAAGCTCAAGGTCTATGATCTGATCAAAAAGGGCGAGCTGCCCTCTTACCGCGTCGGCAAGCAAATGCGCGTGGACCTCTCCGATCTGGAGAAGTACAAGCAGAATTCCCGCAACAGCGGGGCCTATGCAAATCCGCTGCCCGGGGGCGGACTAACCGAAGCTGCACTGCCGCAGGCCCAGCCATCGCAGCAGACGGGGCCGCCGTTCGCCGCGCCTTATCAGGCCTTCGCCTCCCCGCCGCCGCACAGCATGAAGAGCAGCAGTATAAATGTAGTCATTACCGGCCAGGATATGTCACTTGATATTCTGGCGACCCATCTGGAGCGGACCCTGCCGTCCACCCGTCCGCTCCGTTCCTATGCGGGCAGTCTGGACAGCCTCATAGCCATGTATCAGGGTGAATCCGATATTGTAAGCACCCATCTGCTGGACGGCGACAGCGGTGAATATAACCTGCCTTATATCCGCAAGCTGCTCGTAGGCTTCTCCTATATAGTGGTGCATCTGCTGACACGCAGCGCAGGCTTCTATGTGCAGAAGGGTAATCCGCTGGGCATCCGCAATTGGGGTGACCTCCGGCAGGACGGAGTGACGCTGATTAACCGTGAACGCGGCTCCGGCGCCCGGGTGCTGCTGGATGAACAACTGCGCCTGCATGGAATTCCGTCATCAGGTTTGAATGGATATACTAATGAAGAGAACAGTCATCTGGCAGTAGCCAGTCTGGTGGCGAGAGGCGGGGCGGATGTGGGCATCGGCACCGAGAAAGCAGCCAAAATCATTGAAGGCATCGACTTCATTCCGCTGATCCGCGAGCGCTACGATCTGGTCATGGTGAAGAAGCCGGAGAATGAAGCCTGGATTAATGCCATTCTGGATATTCTGCGCTCGGAGGCGTTCCGCAGTGAGCTAAGCTCGATTCACAGCTATGACCTGAGTGAGACGGGAGATATTATTTACGAGACTTGA
- a CDS encoding AraC family transcriptional regulator, whose translation MLSTIPQAAFRPERLFFSSIHSYYGRFAQGESLPRRVLHRHALCYVTAGKGQIILNGRTLTANKGDFFLLLPETSVEGKALTTEPLHYMIIFFSCIQLRTNRRQQQLHPPEFPISGKLEASGHPQAAEITRHMTSFHRTRDPEDMMHAKYRLQLLLAMLLQPSKRIVQDKAVGMDIVLAHMKNNYNQELKVGQLALMAGLSTNHFIRAFKQLTQKTPMTYLMEERIKRAKQLLFSSERVKQIAKEVGYKDEHYFSRVFKKSEGVAPASYLKNNHIRIAVLYYGLDDYLMTLGLAPVTALSYRERVSRNYSLPHSGILEQDIVRLNGSRLNYEELARVKPDLIIGSDRLLPGEVLESIAPTVVLMHTDNVEQQLSRLSRILGREQQADDWMNRYAEQKHLLRSQLEAQDVLPTVSFIRVSSEFYRLYGASNQTGTLLYQDLGLRPPSSTLEQTGAVDFEIHELPRYNPGTIFLAADPTLESRQRLEALLSSREWSSLDAVKQSRVFDAGDLLFKTLGPSGRKWAMSYVASRISRPADRIIHANTGL comes from the coding sequence ATGTTATCCACAATACCGCAGGCAGCATTCAGGCCGGAGCGCTTGTTTTTTTCAAGCATACACAGCTATTACGGAAGATTTGCACAAGGGGAGTCTTTGCCCCGCAGGGTCCTTCACCGCCATGCCTTGTGTTATGTTACAGCAGGTAAAGGGCAGATTATCCTAAATGGGAGGACGCTTACGGCGAATAAAGGAGATTTCTTTTTGTTATTGCCCGAAACTTCGGTGGAAGGCAAAGCGCTGACGACAGAACCGCTGCATTATATGATCATTTTCTTCTCCTGTATCCAGCTTCGTACAAATCGCAGGCAACAGCAGCTCCACCCTCCGGAATTTCCAATTAGCGGGAAGCTTGAAGCTTCCGGCCATCCACAGGCTGCAGAGATCACCCGCCACATGACCTCCTTTCACCGTACCCGTGACCCGGAGGATATGATGCACGCCAAATACCGGCTGCAGCTGCTGCTCGCGATGCTCCTTCAACCAAGTAAGCGTATTGTGCAGGACAAGGCTGTAGGGATGGACATTGTGCTTGCCCACATGAAGAACAACTACAACCAAGAGCTTAAAGTCGGGCAACTGGCTCTAATGGCGGGCTTAAGCACCAATCATTTTATCAGAGCGTTCAAGCAGCTTACACAAAAGACTCCTATGACTTATTTAATGGAGGAGCGGATAAAAAGGGCCAAGCAACTGTTGTTCTCTTCTGAACGGGTCAAGCAGATCGCCAAGGAAGTGGGCTATAAGGACGAGCATTATTTTAGCCGGGTGTTCAAAAAATCGGAAGGCGTGGCACCGGCCAGCTACCTCAAAAATAATCATATCCGTATTGCTGTTCTCTACTATGGTCTGGATGATTACCTGATGACACTTGGACTGGCGCCAGTGACTGCGCTGTCTTACCGGGAGCGGGTGTCAAGAAATTACAGCCTCCCCCACTCCGGTATACTGGAGCAGGACATAGTCCGCCTGAACGGTTCCCGGTTGAATTATGAAGAGCTGGCACGGGTGAAGCCTGATCTGATTATTGGGAGCGACCGCCTGTTACCAGGCGAGGTCCTGGAGTCCATCGCACCGACGGTTGTTCTTATGCATACCGATAATGTGGAGCAGCAGTTGTCAAGGTTGTCCCGTATTCTGGGCAGAGAGCAGCAGGCTGACGATTGGATGAACCGCTACGCAGAGCAGAAGCACCTCCTTAGATCACAGCTGGAGGCACAGGATGTGCTGCCCACCGTTTCTTTTATCAGAGTCAGCTCTGAATTCTACCGCTTGTACGGCGCCTCCAATCAGACAGGAACTCTGCTATACCAGGATCTTGGACTGCGTCCTCCCTCCTCAACCCTTGAGCAGACGGGAGCAGTGGATTTCGAGATTCATGAGCTTCCCCGGTATAATCCGGGAACCATCTTTTTGGCTGCGGACCCTACCCTTGAATCGAGACAACGGCTGGAAGCCCTGCTCTCGTCCAGAGAATGGTCTTCACTGGATGCAGTGAAGCAGTCCCGGGTATTCGATGCCGGAGATCTGTTGTTCAAAACACTCGGACCCTCAGGCAGAAAGTGGGCCATGTCGTATGTTGCATCCCGGATTAGCAGACCGGCCGATAGAATTATCCACGCCAACACAGGGTTATAA
- a CDS encoding methyl-accepting chemotaxis protein, with protein MGIGQRLKDLLGKGRKGAGKKQQAKLSSGGKSIGFKIASGYAALAVFVLISGGVSLYQMNGMQNNTGKIINHIIPELNKIHNVNYLTEHVMALSLQHILSTDNADKNALAEERSEFIRKVSDTFKEYKANLKGDQELKQLQSLVGKWGEFLTVNNQAILLSSSNDEKLALEVSQKGIDAFNSMQVDLDALVAHSHKDAENEGEISAKIFNTSVTLSIVTVLAALLVIGLTNTVIRKTIINPLKRVTAQLQQISSGDLTAEETLIRNKDEIGLLAKTVNETNRTLLEMVSQIRNVSTIISEQGDELMHRIADTKEGSSQIALTMEELATASGSQAEAAVDASKAVEELNTLIENFAGRGTDLSNHSEQVRQKGEKGRALMESSVAQMNEIAAAVSQSMDTVEELNRKNEGIFHLVGAIRSISEQTHLLAINAAIEAARAGDSGRGFAVVAQEVRKLSEDVQRTVSEITEITQGIQLDSRTMVEQLRGGVAKTEQGSRQIVETGDALAEINGSVRMMAVTIDEMGQDLQQMTGASETMNEFSQHISALSQESAAGVEETSASAHEQLSSTTAVANGIAELKLLLTELRESVTRFKV; from the coding sequence GTGGGCATAGGTCAGCGACTGAAGGATTTGTTAGGAAAAGGGAGGAAGGGAGCAGGCAAGAAGCAGCAGGCGAAGCTGTCCAGCGGCGGAAAAAGCATTGGCTTCAAAATCGCATCCGGTTATGCGGCTCTGGCTGTATTCGTTCTGATCAGCGGCGGGGTGTCGCTCTATCAAATGAACGGCATGCAGAATAATACCGGGAAGATCATTAATCACATCATCCCCGAGTTGAATAAAATTCATAATGTCAATTACCTCACAGAGCATGTTATGGCACTCAGCCTGCAGCATATTCTGAGCACTGACAACGCAGACAAAAACGCCCTTGCGGAAGAACGGTCGGAATTCATCCGTAAAGTATCGGATACCTTTAAGGAATATAAAGCCAATCTGAAAGGAGATCAGGAGCTGAAGCAATTACAGTCGCTTGTCGGGAAATGGGGCGAGTTCCTGACGGTCAACAATCAGGCGATCCTGCTCAGCAGCTCCAATGACGAGAAATTAGCTCTGGAGGTATCGCAGAAGGGAATTGACGCTTTTAATTCCATGCAGGTGGATCTGGATGCGCTGGTAGCACACAGTCACAAGGATGCTGAGAATGAGGGTGAAATCTCTGCGAAAATTTTCAACACCTCCGTGACGTTAAGTATTGTGACTGTGCTGGCTGCGCTTCTGGTGATCGGCTTGACGAACACGGTTATCCGCAAAACCATTATCAATCCGCTTAAAAGGGTAACTGCACAACTGCAGCAGATTTCAAGCGGGGATCTGACGGCGGAAGAGACGCTGATCCGCAACAAGGACGAGATTGGCCTGCTCGCCAAGACCGTAAATGAAACGAACCGCACGCTGCTCGAAATGGTCAGCCAGATCCGAAATGTATCCACTATTATTTCGGAGCAGGGCGATGAGCTGATGCATCGTATTGCCGATACAAAGGAAGGCAGCAGCCAGATCGCGCTGACGATGGAGGAGCTGGCCACAGCCTCCGGGAGCCAGGCCGAAGCAGCGGTGGATGCCTCCAAGGCGGTGGAGGAGCTTAACACATTAATTGAGAATTTTGCCGGCAGAGGCACGGATCTCTCCAATCATTCCGAGCAGGTACGGCAAAAGGGTGAGAAGGGCCGGGCGCTCATGGAAAGCTCCGTGGCGCAGATGAACGAGATTGCCGCTGCGGTCTCGCAGTCTATGGACACCGTAGAAGAGCTGAACCGCAAGAATGAAGGCATCTTCCATCTGGTGGGGGCCATCCGCAGCATCTCGGAGCAGACACATCTGCTGGCGATCAATGCCGCCATTGAAGCCGCACGGGCCGGTGACAGCGGACGCGGCTTCGCTGTTGTCGCACAGGAAGTACGGAAGCTGTCAGAGGATGTGCAGCGGACGGTCTCGGAGATTACAGAGATTACGCAGGGCATCCAGCTCGACTCCAGAACCATGGTGGAGCAGTTGCGCGGCGGAGTAGCCAAGACGGAGCAAGGCAGCCGGCAGATTGTCGAGACTGGTGACGCGCTTGCCGAGATCAACGGCTCGGTCCGCATGATGGCGGTGACCATCGACGAGATGGGCCAGGACCTGCAGCAAATGACTGGTGCCAGCGAGACTATGAACGAGTTCAGCCAGCATATCTCGGCACTCTCCCAGGAATCCGCGGCAGGTGTCGAAGAGACCTCTGCTTCTGCACATGAGCAGCTCAGCTCAACCACCGCTGTAGCTAACGGCATCGCGGAGCTGAAGCTGCTGCTTACGGAGCTTCGGGAGTCGGTGACCCGCTTTAAGGTGTGA
- a CDS encoding deoxyguanosinetriphosphate triphosphohydrolase family protein — translation MTLIEQREHRQYPEITKLETSRAAYERDYSRLIHSPTFRRLQGKSQVFGAGTGDYYRTRLTHSLEVAQIAREAAKSLLRSYPEVETGAADNPGLVIDPEVVECAAIAHDFGHPPFGHKGEEVLDNLLEKLVTRKTVEAVAKSGAGPVQQQTIHESMKRKYEHFEGNAHNFRLIMFLEKRENIDGLNLSDAVLLGINKYPFPGTVLKKGMYLHEWEYIHEIRTQWGIPAGKKTLEAQLMDLCDDIAYSAHDLEDGIKAGKIEVHEHFMHDDYIQRLIVEKITTLEDAFWSGWNKSAIRFKVEEVLSSFLRVWKEKMPTCENDYSRTRREVKAYWVSTFVASLGVIGDGDWKKVTFIKEGKEDEDMLRTVSVLKSFAWVTMIRDLRVQRLQKRSEWILRRLWEAFLDPETSRSIIPSDWLQRFEKDQKSARPIWTWEHMVTDYIAGMTDAFAEKIYNELYGLKVGSIYDLD, via the coding sequence ATGACACTGATTGAACAAAGAGAGCATAGACAATATCCCGAAATCACGAAGCTGGAGACCTCCAGAGCCGCATATGAACGCGACTATTCGCGTCTGATCCATTCGCCGACCTTCCGGCGGCTGCAGGGCAAATCCCAGGTATTCGGAGCCGGAACCGGGGATTACTACCGGACGCGCCTGACCCACTCGCTGGAGGTGGCGCAGATTGCCCGTGAAGCGGCCAAGAGTCTGCTGCGTTCTTACCCGGAAGTAGAGACAGGAGCTGCGGACAATCCGGGCCTGGTCATTGATCCCGAGGTGGTGGAATGTGCGGCCATCGCCCATGACTTCGGACATCCCCCGTTCGGGCATAAGGGAGAAGAGGTGCTGGACAACCTGCTGGAGAAGCTGGTGACCCGCAAGACGGTGGAGGCGGTAGCCAAGTCCGGGGCAGGGCCCGTTCAGCAGCAGACGATTCATGAGAGTATGAAGCGCAAATATGAGCATTTTGAAGGCAACGCCCACAACTTCCGCCTGATTATGTTCCTGGAGAAGCGCGAGAATATCGACGGCCTGAACCTCTCGGACGCGGTGCTGCTGGGCATTAACAAATATCCTTTTCCCGGGACAGTGCTGAAGAAGGGCATGTATCTGCACGAATGGGAGTATATCCACGAGATCCGCACCCAGTGGGGAATTCCGGCAGGCAAAAAAACGCTGGAAGCGCAGCTGATGGACCTGTGTGACGATATTGCTTATTCGGCGCATGATCTGGAGGACGGTATCAAAGCCGGGAAGATTGAGGTGCATGAGCATTTCATGCATGACGACTATATCCAGCGGCTGATTGTCGAGAAAATCACCACGCTTGAGGATGCCTTCTGGTCCGGCTGGAACAAGTCCGCGATCCGCTTCAAGGTGGAGGAGGTGCTGAGTTCGTTCCTGCGGGTCTGGAAGGAGAAGATGCCGACCTGTGAGAATGACTACTCCCGCACCCGCCGTGAAGTTAAGGCCTATTGGGTCAGTACCTTTGTCGCCAGCCTCGGCGTGATCGGGGACGGGGACTGGAAGAAGGTTACCTTCATTAAGGAAGGCAAGGAGGATGAGGACATGCTGCGGACCGTCAGTGTGCTCAAAAGCTTCGCCTGGGTAACGATGATCCGCGATTTGCGCGTACAGCGTCTGCAGAAACGGAGCGAGTGGATACTGCGGCGGCTGTGGGAGGCGTTCCTTGATCCCGAGACATCCCGGAGCATTATCCCTTCCGACTGGCTGCAGCGGTTCGAGAAGGACCAGAAGTCAGCCAGACCGATCTGGACCTGGGAGCATATGGTGACCGATTATATTGCCGGAATGACCGACGCTTTTGCCGAGAAAATCTACAACGAGCTGTACGGGCTGAAGGTCGGCTCGATATACGATCTGGATTAG
- a CDS encoding iron-siderophore ABC transporter substrate-binding protein codes for MKRMKSLQFLLLAVLLLILAACSNGAGQPQPASEEPRPSASQTSGQGAAEPGTRTITHLKGEAVIPAKIEKIVVLTAEYIDHLLTIGEKPSGVNTEVRYGGEYLPYLADKLQGVQTVGSADNPNLEAITLLDPDVILIESRTAENSYEQLNKIAPTIVLGNEWLDYGDDTSFWTKDLLTIAEMYDKTDLAKEKIAELEQKTVQASGKIKALDNKKLAYLRVREKTLQVYAQQGHPTNALLYQDLGFEPAALTPEDQRADLSLEKIPELGADFIVLEVDSNARDFLNSMQASPLWKNIPAVQGGKVHETDSFWLFKGWGVIGRGEIIDEIMAWLEQ; via the coding sequence ATGAAGCGAATGAAATCCCTCCAGTTCCTGCTCCTTGCCGTGCTGCTGCTGATACTGGCTGCGTGCAGCAATGGAGCAGGACAACCACAACCGGCTTCTGAAGAACCGCGTCCCTCCGCCTCCCAAACCAGCGGTCAGGGAGCTGCGGAACCGGGCACACGCACAATTACCCACCTTAAGGGAGAAGCTGTGATTCCGGCCAAAATCGAAAAAATCGTTGTTCTCACAGCAGAGTACATAGATCATCTGTTGACTATCGGAGAGAAGCCCTCCGGTGTAAACACCGAGGTCCGGTACGGAGGAGAGTATCTTCCCTATCTGGCTGACAAGCTGCAGGGTGTACAAACCGTAGGTTCGGCAGATAATCCCAACCTTGAGGCCATTACCTTGCTTGATCCGGATGTGATTCTTATTGAGAGCAGGACGGCCGAGAATTCGTATGAGCAACTGAACAAAATCGCCCCTACCATCGTTCTTGGAAATGAATGGCTTGATTATGGAGACGATACTTCCTTTTGGACCAAGGATCTGCTAACCATTGCGGAGATGTACGACAAGACGGACCTGGCGAAGGAAAAAATTGCTGAACTGGAACAGAAAACGGTCCAGGCCAGCGGGAAAATCAAAGCGCTGGACAACAAAAAACTCGCCTACCTCCGTGTACGGGAGAAGACACTCCAAGTGTACGCACAGCAAGGTCATCCAACCAATGCATTACTCTACCAGGATCTCGGGTTCGAACCTGCCGCACTTACGCCGGAAGACCAAAGAGCAGATTTATCCTTGGAGAAAATACCGGAGCTGGGAGCAGACTTTATCGTCCTTGAGGTCGATTCCAATGCCCGCGATTTCCTGAACAGCATGCAGGCCAGCCCGCTCTGGAAGAACATCCCTGCCGTACAGGGAGGAAAGGTTCATGAGACCGATTCCTTCTGGCTCTTCAAGGGCTGGGGAGTGATCGGCCGGGGTGAAATTATTGATGAAATCATGGCATGGCTAGAGCAATGA